Proteins from one Silurus meridionalis isolate SWU-2019-XX chromosome 3, ASM1480568v1, whole genome shotgun sequence genomic window:
- the LOC124382793 gene encoding uncharacterized protein LOC124382793, which yields MSQVDDFPRHGSFKTLDMENAYSMVNGGWGDPNWDYTYMRESYDKWVNMKKYWDKGPERVNASKCSLNKKQSPPPYNSTPSTSPGLYPALPVAASLQPAFAFVRERNEIHVKPAKASDIDAICRSLPIPTNPTKYVQILKSHTRYAQLTGPDFRTILLRTLGDDVTEELIIEKCPTLAQVNDAITGEGTAANRHQIFWENDANVMQMYNELKDFLDNRIASKRDISHAANTKQGFKETPSAFVVRFKAAWENDSKLPTDDTHNVLFINTCLNNMKASQAQLIRITTDRLLEK from the coding sequence ATGTCGCAGGTAGATGATTTTCCTAGACATGGGTCATTTAAGACCCTCGATATGGAAAACGCGTATTCCATGGTGAACGGTGGATGGGGCGATCCGAATTGGGACTACACTTATATGCGTGAGTCCTATGATAAATGGGTAAATATGAAGAAGTACTGGGACAAAGGTCCAGAAAGAGTCAATGCTTCTAAATGCTCTTTGAATAAGAAACAATCGCCTCCGCCATACAATTCGACACCGTCTACTAGCCCTGGTCTTTATCCTGCGCTGCCTGTTGCTGCGTCTTTACAGCCCGCTTTTGCATTTGTACGAGAGCGAAATGAAATTCATGTTAAACCAGCGAAAGCTAGTGATATTGATGCTATATGTAGGAGTCTTCCTATTCCAACTAACCCCACAAAATATGTACAGATCTTGAAAAGCCACACTCGGTATGCACAGTTAACGGGCCCTGATTTTAGAACTATTCTTTTGCGTACTTTGGGAGACGATGTTACAGAGGAGTTGATCATAGAAAAATGTCCGACCCTCGCTCAAGTTAATGATGCCATTACAGGCGAGGGCACGGCCGCGAATCGTCACCAGATTTTTTGGGAAAACGATGCCaatgtaatgcaaatgtataatGAGCTAAAGGATTTTCTGGATAACAGAATAGCATCCAAGCGTGACATTTCACATGCAGCTAACACTAAGCAAGGTTTTAAGGAAACGCCGTCTGCCTTTGTGGTGCGTTTTAAAGCAGCATGGGAGAATGATTCTAAACTGCCAACTGATGATACACACAATGTGTTGTTTATAAATACTTGTTTGAATAACATGAAAGCTTCTCAGGCTCAACTGATTCGCATCACGACAGACAGATTGCTCGAGAAGTAA